A stretch of DNA from Mycoplasma wenyonii str. Massachusetts:
ATTACATCTTTGAAACTAAAGATGAGAATGAAAGTAATTCAGCTGTCTTTCTAATTCAATTCACCGCAGAAGATCTAAAGGATGAAAAGACTTTTGCAGAATTCATCAAAAAACACCTAACTCCAGAATCACTAATTAAAGACATAGTTAAGAAAGCTCAAGATCCTGGACTACAAACTAAAGCTATTAATCACTACCTTATGAGAGGAAGTTATCCAGGTGGTAAGGTATACTCTCTAACCACTAATGACTACCACTTAAAGGATCAATTCACTTCCATTATTATTTAGCTTTCTTTAGAAAGAAATAAATGGGAATATTTACCTCTAAGCTATCAATTTATTTCTTTAATTTCAAAGAGTTACTCTCTCACTTATGTAGTAAATGTGTAGGAATAATACATGATCCCAGAGAGTTAAGAAAGTGAGCAGGTATATTTGCCTTCTCTAATATCTCTTGCTCTGTATTCTTTTATCTCTGACACCTTAGTGCAATAGATACTAGTATGGCTACCTATCTACTAGTAACTTCTATTGTTCTTCATTTATTCATAGGAGCTAGATTCATTCAAAATATGCTGAGATTTGGTAGACTAGCTTGCGCTAAGTGAGCTTGACTAAGTCTAATATTTGTTTCTCCACTAGGTTTCTTTCTCTTGTACTACGTATTCAATTCAAAGTATTGAATACTAGATGAAGTAAGTAAAGACAAAGAGTTACTTCAAATAGAGATTGAAAAAGATAAGAAACAATCAACTAAGTCTTTTAAACACAAAAAGCTAGAGTCTAGATTCAACTACTCTCTTGCTCACCTAAAAAAGATAAATGAGGAAGTTGCTAGAGAGATACTTGTAAGGGTTTTGAGAATTACTAATGATTCTTTCTCTGAGCTATCTTTCTTTCAGATTAGTACAGTTATTGCTTTAGCAACTATCTGTAAGCAATGTAAGCAAAAGAGCTTTGACAACTTAATCTGAGGGGCTCACTGATATGAAGATAAATTCTTTACCTTTGGATTCAGAAATACTAAACCTATTTCTACCTACAATAAATATCCAATGACTGTAGGGGCTATAGTACTAGATGAACTAAATAACTACAGAAAGATTATTGATGCAAAAAATCAAATAAAAAAGCACTTATCTTTCTCTGATGCAAAGATAATCTCATTGCATATGGGAGATGAATATAAGTTATATGTCAATCAACAATAGTTATTAAAATCTAGTTAATTTAGACACATAAATGGCTGTAGTAGTTTCAAAAAATAACTTAGTTCAAGACTGATTAATCAAAGTAAGAGATAAGAATAGTGATAGTGTAACTTTCGGAAATAACTTAAAGAAGATCACTTTAGCTCTAGCTACAGAGGCTCATTCGGAGTTTCCAATGGAAGATACAACAGTTGAATCTCCCTTTGTTAGCTGTCCAGCTAAGAAAATCTCTAAACCCATTACTGTTATTCCGGTTCTTAGATCGGGATTGGCTATGTCAGATGCACTACAAACATTCTTTGAAGATTGTCAAACAGTACATGTAGGTATCTACAGAGATACCAATCTAAATGCTGTTAGTTACTATGAAAAGTTTCCAGAAGGTATTGAAAATTCAAAGGTTATTCTCTGTGACCCTCTAATTGCTACTGCTGTAACTCTTACTAAATCTCTAGATATTATTGCTAAGTACAACTGCAAGAATATTACAGTTCTAGGAATTATTATCTCCAAACATGCAGTAGAATTATTAACTCAAAAATATCCACATGTAAATATCTATGTTGCTGCAATGGATGAAGAACTTAACTCTAAAGGTTACATCATTCCTGGTGCTGGAGATGCAGGAGATAGACTATACAGAACTAAATAATTTTCTAGCTAAGAGTTAGGTTTTGTCTTTAACAGAAAAGGATCTATTTTCTTTCGCTGAAGAGCTTATTTCTGTCTGAAGAGCTAAAAAATCAGATGATGAAGATTACTACAAGAAGTTTGTCTCTCTCTCTAAAGAAGAACTACAAACCTTAATAGATCTGTTAATAGAAGAAATAGAAGATATTAAGGGAATTAATAAGTTAATAAGACTTAAAGAGAGTCTTTCTACTATCTTTGATCTAAAGCTTCTCTACAACAATCTAAAGCTAATTATTCTAAGTACTTATTAATCTTCTGCACTCTCTATGTGTCTACAACGCGGATAGTTAGAACAAGAGATAAATCTACTATTTCTCTTTGTTGAATATTTATAAACTAGCTTTCCGGAACACTTAGGACAACTTTTTCCTTCAACAAACTCACTCTTTCCTTTCTCTTTTCTTCCCTCTATATAGGTACATTTAGGAAAGTTAGGGCAAGCATTAAAAGTCTTTCCAGTCTTTCTACTTACCTTTTTAACTAAATTGGTTTTGCAGTTGGGGCATAGTGTATCTAACTTCTCTGGAGGTTCTTCTTTCGGGAATTCAGAGTATTTACAGGCTGGAAAACCTGTACAACCAATAAATCTCTTACCTCACTTAGTATGTCTATAAACTAATTTCTCTTTGCACTCTGGACAAACTCTATCCTCAACTCACTCAAATTTATCTGCTTTCTCAAAAGACTTAGTTCAAGCCTCAGATACTTGTTGTAAGAATGACTTTCAATCAGTCTTAGATTGAGAGATATTGTCTAATTCTTCTTCCATTAATCTTGTGTAGTCATAAGAGATAAAGTTTGAGAAGTTTTTATCTAGATCTTTAGAGACTCTGTAACCTAACTCTGTGATCTCAAACTTGCTTTTGGCGAAAGTAGCATAATTTCTAGTTTTGATAATGTTGGTAACTACAGGGTAGGTAGAAGGTCTTCCTATTCCTTTACCCTCTAAAGCTTTAATTAAGCTAGCTTCACTGTATTTAGAGGGAGGAGAAGTACTCTCTTCTACTATATTCTCTTGTTTCTTGGGATAGTCTTGACCTTCTTCTAGCTTTTCAAATAGATTGGTTTTCTCCCCTTCTTGTTCTTGAGAGAAACCATACTCTCTTAGTATCTTCTTAAAACCATCAAATATCTCTGTGGTCTTAGTGACACTAAAGAGATTCTTGTTGTTTTCAAAGGTATAGCTCTTTCTTTCATTTTTTGCTGGAGAGCAAAAAGATGAGAGGGTAATAGCTCAGATTAACTTATAGAGTTTGTATTCAGGAGTAGTAGGGGAAATATATTTCTCTAACTTTTCAGGAGTCATTGTGAGATCAACTGGTCTAATACCTTCATGAGCTCCTTGAACCAACTTATCTTTCTTTACTACTCTTGATTTCTTATCTTGATCGGAACTGACGTATTTCTCGGAGTATTTAGCTGAGATATATTGTTTAAGTTCTGAGACAAAATCTTCTGAAAGATCTGTCTTATCTGTTCTCGGGTAGGTAATAAGAGCTATTGATTCTTTACCTAAGGGAATTCCCTCATACAGCTTTTGAGCTGTTTGAGTAACCATAGCCGCTCTCATACCTAACTTATTAATGGCTGTTTCATATAAAGAAGAGGTCTTAAGAGCTTCTGGGGGATTAATAGACTCCTTTCTAGCTTCTCCTATCTTTACTAATCTGTAGTTAAGCTCTAGAGTCTTAGCTAGTTTCTCTACATCTTCTTTTGTTTGAAATCAAACTATTCCCCTCTTTTGTTCTTTAAAGAGCTTTACTTGTGAGAGTATCTCTGGATTTAACTGAATAGTTGAGAGAGTTAATCCATTCTTTAACTCAACCTTTAAGACAAATCAGCTCTCTTTCTTAAAGGATTTGATCTCATCTTCTCTATCAACTAAAAACTTAAGTGCAATGGATTGAACTCTACCTGCTGAAGCGCCACCAACCTTCTTTCTTGTATAGTCAGATAGCTTGTAACCTATTAGTCTATCTAGCAATACTCTTGCTAAATAAGAGTTAATAATTGCTTGATCTATCTCTCTAGTGTTTTGTAGTGAAGCTTTAATGGCTTTTTCAGTAATCTCATTGAAAACAGCTCTAGAACACTTTCTTTTATCCTCTCCATTAAGTATTGAGTAGATGTGTCAAGAGATAGCCTCTCCCTCTCTATCTGGGTCAGTAGCTAGATAGATCTTAGAAGCCTTACTAGCTTTTCTCTTAATGGCTTCAATAATAGGTACTTTTTTGTTGTCTAGCTCTACTGTTCTCTTGCTATCATCTCACTGAGGATTAAACATTCCTTCTCCCCTGCCAATTCAATTTTTCTTAATCTCTCTAATATGTCCATAGGTAGCAAAGAGTTCTATCTCTGTACCTGCAAGATATCTACTTATGCTCTTCATTTTTGCTGGAGACTCAATAAACATTAAGTCTGCCATCGTAACTAATGAATTACATAAATAAGTTAGATGTGAGAGATAACTGAGAGTACTGCTGGTTTCTTGTGTAGGTAAGAGTCTAAGGTATTATAGATAGACTTTCTAACTGCTTGTTTAAGAGTCTTATTGTCTATCTCTAAATTATGTTGAAGATATTTGGAAATATCTATATTTAGTTGGTATCTGATCTTGCTTATAACTTCCTCTGTTTTTTGAAAGTCATTAGCAAATACATTTAAGAGCTCTATGTGTGGAACTTTAATACCATTCTTTTTGGTGTTATTTCTCAGAGTTACTAGAACTACTCCACTTTGAGAGAGTAATCTCTTCTCAAATAAAGTCATCTTATTTAGCTCTAGAGAAGATTGTTTTCCTATATAAGTCTCTGAAACAGCCTGATCAGTAATATCTATATTCTTTCTATTAATAGTTATTAATTGACCATTCTCAAGAAAATAGACTTTTTGAGTATTCATTACATTCTCTAAGGCTTTTAAGAAAGCTACATAGTCTTTATAGAAGCCGTTGACTGGTACTACATGAAAGGGAGAGAGACAGTTAATTAACAACATAATATCTTCTGCTCCAGCTAAATAAGGTTGAAGAGTATTTGGTTGTTTTAAGACTTCTCCACCATTATCTGCTAACTCATTAATTATTGAGATTTCTTCTATCTCTCTCTCAATGTATGTATGAGTCATAAACATAATGACATCATCTTGTTTTAGACTGAAGTTCTTTACTGAACCTCTGTGAATCTCTCTTAGATTTGAGTAAAGGGTGTTGTGATCTCCTGTAATAACTACTAATTGTGGTTTGTCTGGAGCTGAAGAGAGCTCACTAACTTTTATAGCTAGTGAGTGATTTTCTAGCTTGTTTTGAGTAATGAAACTATTAAATAATGTAGCTAGTTCATTAGGATAAATAGCTAATTGATATTTATATATATGAGCTATTTTGCTCATATTGAAGAGTGTGTCTCAACTATCTGAATAGCTTGCAATTATTAATCTGGTTGTGATTCTCGAAACTAATTTCTTTAGGAATGAAAAGTTGTCTGCTTGTTTAAGTGCAAAAGAAGAAACAGTTGAACAAGACTGCATTCCAACTATAAGAAGAGAGATCTTTCCCTTTAGGTTTTTATAGAGTCAGTCAAGCTGGCTCTCTCTGCAGGGAATATTCTCTGAGGCAATGAGAAATTCATCTACAAAAACTACATAGTCTGATTGAGAGAACTTAAAGGCTCAAGCAAGAGAGTGAGGTAAAGAAGAAGCTACTTTAATCG
This window harbors:
- the upp gene encoding uracil phosphoribosyltransferase, with product MAVVVSKNNLVQDWLIKVRDKNSDSVTFGNNLKKITLALATEAHSEFPMEDTTVESPFVSCPAKKISKPITVIPVLRSGLAMSDALQTFFEDCQTVHVGIYRDTNLNAVSYYEKFPEGIENSKVILCDPLIATAVTLTKSLDIIAKYNCKNITVLGIIISKHAVELLTQKYPHVNIYVAAMDEELNSKGYIIPGAGDAGDRLYRTK
- the topA gene encoding type I DNA topoisomerase yields the protein MFIESPAKMKSISRYLAGTEIELFATYGHIREIKKNWIGRGEGMFNPQWDDSKRTVELDNKKVPIIEAIKRKASKASKIYLATDPDREGEAISWHIYSILNGEDKRKCSRAVFNEITEKAIKASLQNTREIDQAIINSYLARVLLDRLIGYKLSDYTRKKVGGASAGRVQSIALKFLVDREDEIKSFKKESWFVLKVELKNGLTLSTIQLNPEILSQVKLFKEQKRGIVWFQTKEDVEKLAKTLELNYRLVKIGEARKESINPPEALKTSSLYETAINKLGMRAAMVTQTAQKLYEGIPLGKESIALITYPRTDKTDLSEDFVSELKQYISAKYSEKYVSSDQDKKSRVVKKDKLVQGAHEGIRPVDLTMTPEKLEKYISPTTPEYKLYKLIWAITLSSFCSPAKNERKSYTFENNKNLFSVTKTTEIFDGFKKILREYGFSQEQEGEKTNLFEKLEEGQDYPKKQENIVEESTSPPSKYSEASLIKALEGKGIGRPSTYPVVTNIIKTRNYATFAKSKFEITELGYRVSKDLDKNFSNFISYDYTRLMEEELDNISQSKTDWKSFLQQVSEAWTKSFEKADKFEWVEDRVCPECKEKLVYRHTKWGKRFIGCTGFPACKYSEFPKEEPPEKLDTLCPNCKTNLVKKVSRKTGKTFNACPNFPKCTYIEGRKEKGKSEFVEGKSCPKCSGKLVYKYSTKRNSRFISCSNYPRCRHIESAED
- a CDS encoding ribonuclease J gives rise to the protein MIKYYSLGGQDERFRYCGVLECGGEILLLNAGGSCVNTNLYDIEEIIPDYQFLTTSARKLKGLFISSPRPLNISSIPYLLELFPNLPIYTNSFGKSIIESFLREFESKSNKKVNANIIPLDLVSEHTISGDCKAIPIKVASSLPHSLAWAFKFSQSDYVVFVDEFLIASENIPCRESQLDWLYKNLKGKISLLIVGMQSCSTVSSFALKQADNFSFLKKLVSRITTRLIIASYSDSWDTLFNMSKIAHIYKYQLAIYPNELATLFNSFITQNKLENHSLAIKVSELSSAPDKPQLVVITGDHNTLYSNLREIHRGSVKNFSLKQDDVIMFMTHTYIEREIEEISIINELADNGGEVLKQPNTLQPYLAGAEDIMLLINCLSPFHVVPVNGFYKDYVAFLKALENVMNTQKVYFLENGQLITINRKNIDITDQAVSETYIGKQSSLELNKMTLFEKRLLSQSGVVLVTLRNNTKKNGIKVPHIELLNVFANDFQKTEEVISKIRYQLNIDISKYLQHNLEIDNKTLKQAVRKSIYNTLDSYLHKKPAVLSVISHI